A genomic window from Candidatus Eremiobacteraceae bacterium includes:
- the metG gene encoding methionine--tRNA ligase — protein sequence MAKDTFYLTTPLYYTNSTPHIGHAYSTIAADVLARYHRVAGKGKSHFLTGTDEHGQRIADVAAAAGMTPKAFCDQIVERWKQQWRDIDISYDQFIRTTDPDHEKAVQRIFTMLREKGDIVPGRYEGWYCRNDETFWPESKLIDGRCPNPECRREVEWVSEDALFFKLSAYRDRLIAHFRDNPGWVRPQSAYNEMFSLLEGGLEDLCVSRATVGWGVPLPGGGGTIYVWVDAICNYITAAGYPLDLDRFSHLWPADVHLIGKEILRFHTIIWPALLMALELPLPALVFANGWITMEGEKMSKSKGTVVRPADLIAQFGVDAMRYVLFAQATFGSDFGFSEEQTLRRYNADLANDLGNLVQRTLSMLARYRDGVVPESHVNDSLSAAFDDARAAYEDALARVDFRGALSSAWERVRALNLYVEQTKPWELAKKADRAELDRVLYDLCEGLRWIAAFVYPFMPTSADVMWSSLGLTGVPGAPWTDTLRWGALPTGSHTTVPPALFPRVEAAAAAS from the coding sequence ATGGCCAAGGATACTTTTTACCTCACGACGCCGCTGTACTATACGAACAGCACACCGCATATCGGCCACGCGTACAGCACGATCGCCGCAGACGTGCTGGCGCGGTACCATCGCGTCGCCGGGAAGGGCAAATCGCATTTCCTGACCGGCACGGATGAGCACGGGCAGCGCATCGCCGACGTCGCGGCGGCGGCGGGCATGACGCCCAAAGCGTTCTGCGATCAGATCGTCGAGCGCTGGAAACAGCAGTGGCGGGATATCGATATCTCGTACGACCAATTCATCCGCACGACCGATCCGGATCACGAAAAGGCCGTCCAGCGCATCTTCACGATGCTGCGCGAGAAAGGCGACATCGTGCCCGGGCGCTACGAAGGTTGGTATTGCCGCAACGATGAGACGTTCTGGCCGGAGAGCAAACTCATCGACGGCCGCTGTCCGAATCCCGAGTGCAGGCGAGAAGTGGAGTGGGTTTCCGAAGACGCGCTGTTCTTCAAGCTCTCGGCGTACCGCGATCGCCTGATCGCGCACTTCCGCGACAATCCTGGTTGGGTGCGCCCGCAAAGCGCATATAATGAGATGTTCTCGCTCCTCGAAGGCGGCTTGGAAGATCTCTGCGTGTCGCGCGCGACGGTTGGTTGGGGTGTGCCTCTGCCGGGCGGCGGCGGAACGATCTATGTCTGGGTAGATGCGATCTGCAACTATATCACCGCTGCCGGCTACCCGCTCGATCTCGATCGGTTCTCGCATCTCTGGCCGGCCGACGTGCATCTCATCGGCAAAGAGATCCTCCGCTTCCACACGATCATCTGGCCGGCACTGCTCATGGCGCTCGAACTTCCGCTGCCCGCGCTCGTCTTCGCCAACGGCTGGATCACAATGGAAGGCGAGAAGATGAGCAAGAGCAAGGGCACCGTGGTCCGGCCCGCCGACCTGATCGCGCAGTTCGGCGTCGACGCTATGCGCTACGTCCTCTTCGCGCAAGCGACGTTCGGATCCGACTTCGGATTCAGCGAAGAGCAGACGCTGCGGCGCTACAATGCGGACCTCGCAAACGACCTCGGCAATCTCGTGCAGCGGACGCTTTCGATGCTAGCACGCTACCGCGATGGCGTCGTGCCCGAATCGCACGTCAACGATTCGTTGTCTGCGGCCTTCGACGACGCGCGGGCGGCGTACGAAGACGCTCTCGCTCGCGTGGATTTCCGGGGCGCGCTGAGTAGCGCTTGGGAGCGGGTGCGCGCGCTTAACCTGTACGTGGAACAGACGAAGCCGTGGGAGTTGGCGAAAAAAGCAGACCGGGCTGAGCTCGACCGGGTCCTGTACGATCTATGCGAAGGGTTGCGCTGGATCGCGGCATTCGTGTATCCGTTCATGCCGACGAGCGCCGACGTCATGTGGTCCTCGCTCGGCCTGACGGGCGTTCCGGGTGCGCCGTGGACCGATACGCTCCGCTGGGGCGCGCTTCCCACGGGTTCGCATACGACGGTGCCTCCTGCGCTCTTCCCTCGGGTTGAAGCCGCCGCTGCCGCGTCGTGA
- the tatC gene encoding twin-arginine translocase subunit TatC — MPDDVRDDDVEMTFTQHLAELRNRLLISIAAVVVVSAAAFPLMPRLLAWVQIHFLNGIQLHVFSPAEVITVEIKLSLLSGIVIGMPIVLYQAYAFVAPALDKRVRKKIGWYVIPSFAMSAAGIAFCGFIILPFVLHALFGLTQSAGLVGTYQLDPTIGFVAILLAIFAVMFQLPIVLSILASVGLVNAKMLADKWRHATVVICVLAGVAAPDGNPLTMALLALPLVGLYLASIVVVRLTQPKIAAA; from the coding sequence TTGCCCGACGACGTTCGCGACGACGATGTAGAGATGACGTTCACGCAGCACCTCGCGGAGCTGCGTAACCGTCTGCTCATCTCGATCGCCGCCGTGGTGGTCGTCTCAGCCGCAGCGTTCCCATTGATGCCGCGGCTGTTGGCATGGGTGCAGATCCACTTCCTCAACGGCATCCAACTGCACGTCTTCTCACCCGCCGAGGTGATCACCGTCGAGATTAAACTCTCGTTGCTGAGCGGTATCGTCATCGGCATGCCCATCGTTCTCTATCAGGCGTATGCGTTCGTCGCGCCGGCGCTGGACAAACGCGTGCGCAAGAAGATCGGCTGGTATGTGATCCCATCCTTCGCGATGTCCGCAGCCGGCATTGCGTTCTGCGGTTTTATCATCTTGCCGTTCGTGCTGCACGCGCTCTTCGGTCTGACGCAGTCGGCAGGTCTCGTCGGGACGTATCAGCTCGATCCGACCATCGGCTTCGTCGCGATCTTGCTCGCGATCTTCGCCGTGATGTTCCAGCTGCCGATCGTGCTGTCGATCCTCGCGAGCGTGGGCTTGGTCAACGCGAAGATGCTGGCAGATAAATGGCGCCACGCGACCGTGGTCATCTGCGTGCTGGCCGGCGTGGCGGCGCCCGACGGCAACCCGCTGACGATGGCGCTGCTGGCGCTGCCGCTGGTCGGCCTCTATCTCGCGAGCATCGTCGTCGTGCGCCTCACTCAGCCGAAAATCGCAGCGGCGTGA
- a CDS encoding polyprenyl synthetase family protein — MITSSPQSAIQSVVEEFVREELSAENAHIAGAVWNMLDAGGKRLRPRITMLAARACVAAATEDPVLASYMELIHVATLIHDDVLDNADIRRGRESTNHALGNRFSVLAGDYLFSWVFKKVTQGYQNPVPTILAAMLAEICNGEVKQLRAAGNPDLAPDVYFDIIGKKTAELFAACAECGAIAALLQTGSTAGPQLRESPAVQTLREFGRSFGMAFQIRDDILDYTATEAELGKPAGSDLREKKMTLPLIYALGGGQSALRPAIAELFAFDDPDTVEAVAQRHRTIDLVRTSGGIERAAAKAAEFAAHAESALGRLPATPGRDELQRITRGFTGFSSV, encoded by the coding sequence GTGATCACGAGTTCGCCGCAGTCCGCGATTCAATCCGTCGTCGAAGAATTCGTCCGCGAAGAACTGTCGGCCGAGAACGCGCACATCGCCGGTGCGGTCTGGAACATGTTGGATGCCGGCGGAAAGCGGCTGCGGCCGCGGATCACGATGCTCGCGGCGCGCGCGTGCGTCGCCGCTGCCACCGAAGACCCGGTCCTCGCGTCGTACATGGAGCTCATCCACGTCGCCACGCTCATCCACGACGACGTGCTGGACAACGCCGACATCCGCCGCGGCCGCGAATCCACAAACCACGCCCTCGGCAATCGTTTCTCTGTCCTCGCCGGGGATTATCTCTTCTCATGGGTCTTCAAGAAGGTGACCCAAGGTTACCAAAATCCGGTCCCGACGATACTCGCTGCGATGCTCGCCGAGATCTGCAACGGCGAGGTGAAGCAGCTGCGGGCCGCCGGCAATCCGGATCTCGCACCCGACGTATATTTCGATATCATAGGAAAGAAGACGGCGGAGCTGTTCGCTGCATGTGCCGAATGCGGCGCGATCGCTGCGTTGCTCCAGACAGGCTCGACCGCAGGTCCGCAACTGCGCGAGTCGCCCGCGGTGCAAACGCTTCGCGAATTCGGACGGTCGTTCGGCATGGCGTTCCAGATCCGCGACGACATATTGGATTATACCGCGACGGAGGCGGAACTCGGTAAGCCGGCCGGCTCCGACCTTCGCGAAAAGAAGATGACGCTGCCATTGATCTACGCGCTTGGCGGCGGTCAAAGCGCGCTTCGGCCGGCAATCGCAGAGCTCTTCGCGTTTGACGATCCCGACACAGTTGAAGCGGTCGCACAGCGTCACCGCACGATCGACCTCGTGCGCACGAGCGGCGGCATCGAACGGGCAGCCGCCAAAGCCGCCGAGTTCGCCGCGCATGCCGAGTCTGCTCTCGGTCGTCTTCCGGCCACGCCCGGGCGCGACGAACTGCAGCGCATCACGCGCGGTTTTACGGGATTTTCATCGGTCTAA
- a CDS encoding twin-arginine translocase TatA/TatE family subunit, whose amino-acid sequence MIPVFAILDTPIILAIVGVVVLLFGADRLPKLARSMGLAKKEFDTALHPTASVAEPQPPAEPPPLPPPPQTPTAPHQNPPPGQT is encoded by the coding sequence ATGATACCGGTTTTCGCCATCCTTGACACGCCCATCATTCTCGCGATCGTCGGTGTGGTCGTGCTGCTTTTCGGCGCGGACCGACTCCCGAAACTCGCGCGTTCGATGGGCCTTGCGAAGAAAGAATTCGATACCGCACTCCATCCGACGGCAAGCGTGGCCGAACCGCAGCCTCCGGCAGAACCGCCGCCGCTACCGCCGCCGCCGCAAACCCCGACCGCCCCGCATCAGAACCCGCCTCCAGGCCAGACGTAA
- a CDS encoding TatD family hydrolase, whose protein sequence is MTLDLVDTHAHLDGEAFVEDLDAVLDRAMQAGVRRIVSAGQDEATSAATIALAAAHPALAPAVGVHPHEAKNAGDLTWLAAAAQNPAVVAVGEMGLDYHYDFSERSIQRDVFARQLDLAARLDLPAIIHCREAEDDVALLLREHFDRSRRAVIHCWTGDWTSAKAFIDEFDVYLGIGGAATFKNALQLHDTIARAPLDRLVLETDCPYMTPTPFRGKRNEPAHLALTCSRVAELRGSSEAEIAAATTANAARLFPRLSPP, encoded by the coding sequence GTGACGCTCGATCTCGTCGACACGCACGCGCACCTCGATGGCGAAGCGTTTGTCGAAGATCTTGACGCCGTGCTCGACCGGGCCATGCAAGCCGGAGTGCGCCGCATCGTCTCCGCCGGACAGGACGAGGCGACGAGCGCCGCGACGATCGCTCTTGCCGCGGCTCACCCAGCGCTTGCGCCGGCCGTCGGCGTTCATCCGCACGAAGCCAAGAACGCGGGCGATCTCACGTGGCTTGCGGCAGCGGCACAGAATCCGGCCGTGGTCGCCGTCGGCGAAATGGGTCTCGATTATCACTACGATTTCTCCGAGCGTTCGATTCAGCGCGATGTGTTCGCGCGCCAGCTCGATCTCGCTGCGCGGCTCGATCTGCCGGCCATCATCCACTGCCGCGAGGCGGAAGACGACGTCGCCCTGCTGCTGCGCGAACACTTCGATCGCAGCCGCCGCGCCGTGATCCACTGTTGGACGGGCGATTGGACGAGTGCCAAGGCGTTTATCGATGAATTCGACGTGTATCTGGGCATCGGCGGCGCTGCCACGTTCAAGAACGCCCTGCAACTGCACGACACCATCGCGCGCGCGCCGCTCGATCGCCTCGTGCTGGAAACCGATTGCCCGTACATGACGCCGACGCCGTTTCGCGGCAAGCGCAACGAGCCGGCGCATCTCGCGTTGACCTGTAGCAGAGTGGCAGAACTGCGCGGCTCGAGTGAAGCCGAGATCGCCGCCGCCACGACCGCGAATGCAGCGCGCCTCTTCCCCCGATTATCGCCGCCCTAG
- the ubiE gene encoding bifunctional demethylmenaquinone methyltransferase/2-methoxy-6-polyprenyl-1,4-benzoquinol methylase UbiE gives MDKGGVVREMFDRIARRYDLTNSVMTAGIDASWRRKAIDMLAPANDARLLDLCCGTGVMTRDLARRVPNGRVTGVDFSPVMLEVARAKNAAPNIEFVQADALRLPFEDASFSGATMGFSMRNLVDVAAGLREIWRVLRPGASFVNLEISKPPNPLWRKMFYLHFYGVVPLLGRIVGGDAAAYRYLPQSLVNFPDADRLAGIFAAAGFEHARYVRLLGGIVTIHSGTRPSTAVTADSGRLEQAGVA, from the coding sequence ATGGACAAAGGCGGCGTCGTGCGCGAGATGTTCGATCGCATCGCGCGGCGATACGATCTCACCAACTCCGTGATGACCGCGGGTATCGATGCATCGTGGCGCCGCAAGGCGATCGACATGCTCGCGCCCGCGAACGATGCGCGCCTTCTCGACCTCTGCTGCGGCACCGGCGTGATGACGCGCGATCTCGCACGGCGCGTCCCAAATGGCCGTGTCACCGGCGTGGATTTCAGCCCCGTTATGCTCGAGGTCGCCCGAGCAAAGAACGCGGCGCCGAACATTGAGTTCGTTCAGGCAGATGCGCTGCGTCTGCCGTTCGAGGACGCGAGTTTTAGCGGCGCGACGATGGGTTTTTCCATGCGAAATCTCGTTGACGTCGCCGCTGGTCTCCGAGAGATCTGGCGCGTCCTTCGACCAGGGGCGTCGTTCGTCAACCTCGAGATCTCAAAACCGCCGAATCCGTTGTGGCGGAAAATGTTCTATCTTCACTTCTACGGCGTCGTGCCGCTGCTCGGCCGGATCGTCGGCGGCGATGCGGCTGCGTATCGCTATCTCCCGCAGTCGCTCGTCAACTTTCCCGACGCGGATAGGCTGGCCGGCATTTTCGCAGCTGCCGGTTTTGAACATGCGCGCTACGTCCGGCTCCTCGGCGGCATCGTGACGATCCATTCCGGAACGCGGCCGTCGACCGCGGTGACGGCGGACAGCGGCCGGCTCGAGCAGGCGGGTGTCGCGTGA
- the rsmI gene encoding 16S rRNA (cytidine(1402)-2'-O)-methyltransferase, which translates to MAGRLVLCPTPLGNLEDITLRVLRTLRECDVIFAEDTRVSAVLLRAHNIDKPVQSFHERVAARRIDALRTLLAAGKTVAMVSDAGMPGISDPGIEMIRAARAAGAAIEVLPGPSAVPSAVVLSGFDASRFRFDGFPPRKPGPRAAYLAGLVREPACTVLYEAPVRMRALLDDIERELGDRRIFVLREYTKKFEQQVLGSAAEARAAISWPARGEFTVVIEGAPNDAPSAEISPAIRSAVRALLAGGASVSAVARALHGITSVSKRALYELAQEEADRE; encoded by the coding sequence ATGGCCGGACGTTTGGTTCTTTGCCCGACACCGCTCGGCAATCTGGAAGATATCACGCTGCGCGTCTTGCGGACGCTGCGTGAATGCGACGTGATCTTCGCGGAAGATACGCGCGTCAGCGCTGTGCTGCTGCGCGCGCACAACATCGACAAGCCGGTGCAGTCATTCCACGAACGCGTGGCGGCACGCAGGATCGATGCGCTCCGTACACTGCTGGCTGCAGGGAAGACCGTGGCCATGGTGAGCGATGCCGGCATGCCCGGCATCTCCGATCCGGGCATCGAGATGATCCGCGCCGCGCGCGCGGCGGGTGCCGCAATTGAAGTGCTTCCCGGTCCAAGCGCGGTCCCGAGCGCGGTTGTCCTCTCGGGGTTTGACGCGTCGCGTTTCCGCTTCGACGGTTTCCCGCCGCGCAAGCCGGGACCGCGTGCCGCCTACCTCGCCGGCCTCGTTCGAGAGCCCGCATGCACGGTGCTGTACGAAGCGCCCGTCCGCATGCGCGCGCTGCTCGACGATATCGAGCGCGAACTGGGCGACCGGCGGATATTCGTCCTTCGCGAATACACCAAAAAATTCGAGCAGCAAGTGCTCGGCAGCGCAGCCGAAGCTCGCGCAGCGATCTCGTGGCCGGCGCGCGGCGAGTTCACGGTTGTGATCGAAGGCGCGCCGAACGACGCGCCATCCGCGGAAATATCGCCCGCGATACGGTCGGCGGTGCGCGCGCTTCTCGCCGGCGGCGCGAGCGTGAGCGCGGTCGCTCGAGCGCTGCACGGCATCACGAGCGTTTCGAAACGCGCACTGTACGAGCTCGCGCAGGAAGAAGCAGATCGCGAATAG
- a CDS encoding phospholipase D-like domain-containing protein has protein sequence MSDLAVCFGPAARVVICQAFDHATKSICAEFYDLKDGAVRAALARARARGVAVDVRTEHHRHAFTSHAVLHAKAAVVDGRTAIITTANVTRSGFDSPGEVCVVDHRPDDVRALSAAIAGFPDPALPDERIAAGPGSSLRASIATLLSSSSDLRIASEDLSDESVVEALIARRAAGRHDRVLINERGALSREERRTVCRLNGAGIAVRAPVDAYMHEKYVDDGDRIYIGSANLTRNGLDEGREIGVVAPAGDFGIGAARLRANFDALWSSSSPV, from the coding sequence ATGAGCGATCTTGCCGTCTGCTTCGGACCTGCCGCGCGTGTCGTCATCTGCCAAGCGTTCGACCACGCCACGAAATCGATCTGCGCAGAATTCTACGACCTGAAAGATGGCGCCGTCAGAGCAGCTCTTGCCCGCGCGCGAGCGCGCGGCGTCGCCGTCGATGTCCGCACCGAGCACCATCGCCACGCGTTCACTTCGCATGCCGTCCTGCATGCAAAAGCCGCAGTCGTCGACGGACGCACGGCGATCATCACCACTGCCAATGTTACGCGTTCCGGCTTCGACTCACCCGGCGAAGTGTGCGTGGTCGATCATCGGCCGGACGACGTTCGCGCGCTTTCCGCCGCGATCGCCGGTTTCCCCGATCCGGCATTGCCCGACGAAAGAATCGCGGCTGGTCCTGGCTCGTCTCTGCGCGCTTCCATCGCAACGCTCCTCAGTTCATCTTCCGACTTGCGCATCGCATCGGAAGATCTCTCCGACGAAAGTGTTGTGGAAGCGTTGATCGCCCGCCGCGCCGCAGGCCGTCACGATCGCGTGCTGATCAATGAACGAGGCGCGCTCAGCCGCGAAGAACGGAGAACCGTTTGCCGGCTCAATGGCGCCGGCATCGCCGTACGCGCGCCGGTCGACGCGTACATGCACGAGAAATACGTCGACGATGGCGATCGCATCTACATCGGCTCAGCCAACCTCACGCGCAACGGGCTCGACGAGGGCCGAGAGATCGGCGTGGTAGCGCCCGCCGGCGACTTCGGAATCGGCGCCGCCCGATTGCGCGCGAATTTCGACGCGCTCTGGTCCTCCTCGTCCCCTGTGTAG
- a CDS encoding ElyC/SanA/YdcF family protein, translated as MRITRRVRTVRNIRLVWVLAAFVSLACIAPLCARLYISAVTSQRRYVVIATVPARHVALVFGAGLLPDGSPTPMLADRVDAAVELYRAGKVMELLFSGDNSRPEYNEVGAMFKYAVERGVPGSAITLDYAGFDTYDSCYRAHAIFGVTSAILVTQRYHLPRAVYDCTMLGIDAVGVGTPDWGAYGDSMMAGYEVRETVADVKSLWDINVSHRPATLTGAYLGMH; from the coding sequence ATGCGGATAACACGTCGAGTTCGCACAGTTCGTAACATCCGTCTAGTCTGGGTTCTCGCGGCTTTTGTATCGCTCGCTTGCATCGCGCCGCTGTGCGCGCGGCTCTATATCTCGGCGGTTACGTCGCAGCGCCGCTACGTCGTCATTGCAACCGTGCCCGCGCGCCACGTAGCTCTCGTCTTCGGCGCCGGATTGCTTCCCGATGGTTCGCCGACACCGATGTTGGCGGACCGGGTCGATGCGGCGGTGGAACTCTATCGCGCGGGAAAAGTTATGGAACTGTTATTTTCCGGTGACAATAGCCGGCCGGAATATAATGAAGTCGGCGCGATGTTCAAGTACGCGGTTGAACGCGGTGTTCCGGGATCCGCGATCACGCTCGACTACGCGGGATTCGACACGTATGACAGCTGCTATCGCGCACACGCGATATTCGGTGTGACTTCGGCGATACTCGTGACGCAGCGCTATCATCTGCCGCGCGCGGTGTATGACTGCACGATGCTCGGCATCGACGCGGTCGGCGTGGGAACGCCCGATTGGGGCGCCTACGGCGATAGCATGATGGCGGGTTATGAAGTACGCGAGACTGTCGCCGATGTCAAATCGCTCTGGGACATAAACGTAAGCCACCGCCCAGCTACGCTGACGGGAGCCTACCTCGGAATGCATTGA